A DNA window from Chelativorans sp. AA-79 contains the following coding sequences:
- a CDS encoding cupin domain-containing protein, whose product MPARYFAGLLSGGWRDLQFEYFREGVEVHWLHRGGSDGTSVALLRYRPGAGVPSHRHTGLETIILLEGTQSDENGDYPAGTVVLNPAGTEHSVWTEEGCVVLIQWEKPVVILEEDE is encoded by the coding sequence ATGCCCGCTAGATATTTTGCCGGCTTGCTTTCTGGCGGCTGGCGCGACTTGCAGTTCGAGTATTTCCGCGAGGGGGTCGAGGTTCACTGGCTGCACAGGGGCGGATCGGACGGGACCTCGGTCGCGTTGCTGAGATACCGCCCCGGCGCCGGCGTGCCGAGCCACCGCCATACCGGGCTGGAAACGATCATTCTGCTCGAAGGCACGCAGAGCGACGAGAATGGCGACTACCCCGCAGGCACCGTCGTGCTCAACCCGGCCGGCACGGAACATTCCGTCTGGACCGAGGAAGGCTGTGTTGTGCTCATCCAGTGG
- a CDS encoding isochorismatase family cysteine hydrolase, with protein MQQIDASPFPFAFRPETTALIVIDMQRDFVEPGGFGESLGNDVSRIGRIVPTVKRLLEGFRHAGLPVIHTMECHRPDLSDLPPAKRGRGNPALRIGDAGPMGRILIAGEPGTMILDELAPLPGEIVIEKPGKGAFYATPLGQELERLGMRQLVFAGVTTEVCVQTTMREANDRGYECLLAEDATESYFPEFKAAALAMITAQGAVVGWTATTDRVLEGIADAR; from the coding sequence ATGCAGCAGATCGACGCCTCGCCGTTTCCCTTCGCGTTCCGGCCCGAGACGACGGCGCTGATCGTCATCGACATGCAGCGCGATTTCGTGGAGCCGGGCGGCTTCGGCGAGAGCCTCGGCAACGACGTCTCGCGCATCGGCAGGATCGTGCCGACGGTGAAACGGCTGCTCGAGGGCTTCCGCCACGCCGGCCTGCCGGTGATCCATACGATGGAGTGCCATCGGCCCGACCTGTCGGACCTGCCGCCAGCCAAGCGCGGGCGCGGCAATCCGGCCCTGAGGATCGGCGATGCCGGGCCGATGGGGCGCATCCTGATTGCCGGCGAGCCGGGCACGATGATCCTCGACGAACTAGCGCCGCTGCCGGGCGAGATCGTCATCGAAAAGCCGGGCAAGGGAGCGTTCTACGCCACGCCGCTGGGCCAGGAGCTGGAGCGGCTCGGCATGCGCCAGCTTGTCTTTGCAGGCGTTACCACCGAGGTTTGCGTGCAGACCACGATGCGCGAGGCCAACGACCGCGGCTATGAATGCCTGCTCGCCGAAGACGCCACGGAAAGCTATTTTCCCGAATTCAAGGCCGCGGCCCTTGCGATGATCACCGCCCAGGGCGCGGTTGTCGGCTGGACGGCCACAACCGACCGCGTGCTCGAAGGAATAGCCGATGCCCGCTAG